The Colias croceus chromosome 22, ilColCroc2.1 DNA window aaagattaaaaattacgcgttaaaaaatgactttaaattaaggatattttcctgtgcagataagatgcgcactaataaacgcaaccactgcggccagccagacagcccggactctaaccgaaatagcaagagaaacagtatatcaaaaacccaactatactaaaatgacttttttttaaacgttgctagctcccgtactaaaAGTACctaaagaaaaaaacaaatataattgcATTCGAAATTCTAATTTTGAATCAATGGcggtttaaatattttgtttcaaaatgtTAGCACGGTTAGCACAAGGTTAGCACGTTCGCGTtagtatgaaaaattaatacaaataaacttttcGCAAAAGTAGACTTAATTGACAatgcattaaattaaataattattatttacaggtaGTGGGTATGGAGGAAACAGTCTTTTGGGAAAGAAATGTTTCGCTCTTCGTCTGGGATCCGTTCTTGCTAGACGCGAAGGTTGGCTGGCGGAGCATATGCTTGTAAGTTTACAGTCAATATGTTAAAATGACgaccattttaaattttgaactctgtacatattttaagacATCTATTGAAAAAAGGTTATTAATTACACGTTTAAATGTATCAggtgtttaattttgtttttaaacatCCATATACTGTCATGAGTTGCcaacctaaaaatattttaactgaaCGAgggaaaattttatcaaatattacTGCTTCAACGACGATCACCCGATATTACCGCGTGCAACCAatcttatgaaaatattatttgcaataaaaaatgctcAGTGACATATTAACTATTGTCCTCGGTCAATAATAATCAACTGTGAGTTGTGACATGCCATAAAAATGGTAATTCTAcaccttttttaaatatttatttacttacagaTCGTAGGAATAACCGACCCCCGCGGTCGAAAACGCTACATAGCAGCCGCTTTTCCCTCTGCTTGTGGTAAAACTAACCTTGCGATGATGACCCCAAGCCTCCCCGGTTACAAGGTGGAGTGTGTTGGTGATGACATCGCGTGGATGAAGTTCGATAGTGATGGCGTGTTGAGAGCCATTAACCCGGAGAACGGCTTCTTTGGTGTTGCACCTGGTGAGTGTCTATGGTAGAGTGTCTAATGGTAGTGTCTATTGTATAGTTTGTCAATGGTATGGTCTATGGTATAGTagctatacagggtgtaatcgtagTGTGCACAGGcaattattccgtaactattaaatatatcaaaaaaacTTGAAACTGATATCAAAGTactttacctaatgagtaaaatgacaataactaataactttttaatatccaaaaaaaaaaatagaataaacacTTCCTTATATGAATAAGTTAagattaacattatttgtcTCCAGGCACATCAAGCTCAACCAACCCGATTGCAATGGCATCAGTATTCAAAAACACAGTATTTACTAACGTCGCGGAAACAAAAGATGGCGGCGTGTGGTGGGAGGGGATGGGAGCAGCGCCCGAGGGTCTTACAGATTGGAAAGGAAAACAATGGGACAGGAAAGCTCCCGCTGCTCATCCTAACTCTAGGTATAAATACTTGAATAAAGTCgaagatattataaattggaatttttttatataagtcaAAATTGTCAGGAATTGGAATAACTCCAGAATTCAGTTTGAAATACTTCAACAATcagaataaaatatcttatgtGCGACATGCAATTTTTAGCATatgttaagtatattttttttaatttcattcaaaacaATCTGCTTCTGCCCATTTCAGACAATATTTTTAGCGTTTTTATGAAGGcggaaaatattaaactaaacgtGATTCAAACCTGATTATAATCGTTCCCTATCACATCTTTCTCTAGAATATGTCTCTTTccaattttctgtaatatttcTTCCTATCTTCCATAATAAACTTTTCCTGATAAATAGCACTGATTATAACTTTTCATCACCAGATTCTGCACACCAGCAGAGAACTGTCCAATAATAGATAGCGAATGGGAAAGTGCGGCTGGTGTACCTATATCCGCTATTTTGTTGGGAGGGCGAAGGCCTGAAGGAGTTCCGTTGGTGGTGGAAGCGAGGGACTGGGCGCATGGAGTGTTCATGGGCGCTTCTATGAGATCTGAGGCTACAGCTGCTGCTGAGCATGCTGTAAGTAGACTTTTTAGTATTTATGTCACTTTTATGTCgtttttacatataaatatgaaaaatataaacttctCCCATCGATATTagaaagaaattattttttccacAGCGAATGGTAAAAATAGTGTTTGCAAATCATAAGCTCTTAAGTATGCCAAATTAAGTTTTGATTGTCAGTAATCCGAGTTTAGATCGagaaagaatatttaaaatacatagaaaGGATATTATAGGAATCAAAATTCACTTACATGAAAAATGCGACGCTGTCAAAAGAAAATGTAGCTTAGATCACTGACCTTTAACATGTATCacgaatttattttctattataagtTTTTAGAAGCTTTCCTTAGAAATAAGTAACATAGCAAACTGTCCTTAtcaatactaattattatttatttcattaattatttccaGGGTAAAGTAGTAATGCACGATCCGTTCGCAATGCGTCCATTCTTCGGCTACAACTTCGGGGAGTACCTCCGCCATTGGTTATCCATGCCACAAGCTGGGAGACAGATGCCCAAGATATTCCATGTCAATTGGTTCAGGAAGGATGGCGAGGTAAATAtgaagaatttattaataatgttgatTGGATCCTTATATGAAGTTAACATACAGGatgttcattaatattttttgttgtgaCCGAGTTATAATTGGTTTGGTACCATTTCATTGCTCGACACCatgtaataattgttatatagCCTTTCCATCCTATTTAAACAAATCTCCCAATTTCCAGGGTAAATTCCTCTGGCCAGGATTTGGGGAGAACTCCCGAGTGCTCGACTGGGTGTTACGTAGATGTGACGAAGAAGATTGTCATGTAGAAACACCTCTTGGTTATATTCCTAAAGAAAATGCTTTGAACACTAAGGATTTGGGCAATATCAACATGAAGGAACTGTTCAGTATACCGAAGGAATTTTGGTTGCAAGAGGTTAGTATgtgttttgttaaatttaattcatgtAGGTAGAAAGAAAATTGCCTTTACAagtttttttctaataaacttaaaagttTGGCCGAttttgaaacttctttagatgCAGATTAAATTCAGTATGGGTCAAGAGGCTTGTCTTGAGTCTTTGTCTGGTAAAGCAcagtatctatacatataataaatatgtagaagggtcaattctgtacattgaaaattaaaaaaaaaataaatagcagggggtgttactggatcgataccaaacccaaatatgtgattaaaaaaatttttgtctgtctgtctgtctgtatgtgaagacatcacgtgaaaactaccggttcgatttcgatgaaacttggtataattataccttattatcctgggcgtaaaataggatactttttatcctggaaaaatacgtagaaaaaaaaataatcttaatttttcagttttgtccatagacgttgttccgtagaaccgcgaacacacgttgcgtattattataggcctagccgtatttgggtccaatagatatttataagatatcattttcagagttactcaaaatggagaaaatataaaccatccacgcgaagaccgacatccgcgcggacggagtcgcgggcggaagctagtactatATATAATTAGCCTATTCATAATTAAACGAGAAATCAGTCTGTTcaattagataaaaaatatagtgttTCCTTTACATTCTTACTTCTCTCTTAactatgattttatttttcatataaaaacattaaccaaatttattaatttcaggCTGACGCGATAGGAAAATACTTCA harbors:
- the LOC123701897 gene encoding phosphoenolpyruvate carboxykinase [GTP]-like isoform X1, with translation MKVFKMLHFKTVPEDYIRKTAEFAQVALNCSRAAHQTALRGNKLSPQIAALTPKVRAFIERSAALCEPEHVHVCDGSEAEASALLQLMQTQGTLKPLPKYDNCWLARTDPADVARVESRTFICSERERDVVPAARAGQKSALGNYIAPNDYDKAVTERFPGCMRGRTMYVIPFSMGPVGSPLSKIGVEITDSPYVVYSMRVMTRIGASVLEALRKDEHFVRCLHSVGRSQTPGTAGWPCDPTRTIILHRPADSEIVSYGSGYGGNSLLGKKCFALRLGSVLARREGWLAEHMLIVGITDPRGRKRYIAAAFPSACGKTNLAMMTPSLPGYKVECVGDDIAWMKFDSDGVLRAINPENGFFGVAPGTSSSTNPIAMASVFKNTVFTNVAETKDGGVWWEGMGAAPEGLTDWKGKQWDRKAPAAHPNSRFCTPAENCPIIDSEWESAAGVPISAILLGGRRPEGVPLVVEARDWAHGVFMGASMRSEATAAAEHAGKVVMHDPFAMRPFFGYNFGEYLRHWLSMPQAGRQMPKIFHVNWFRKDGEGKFLWPGFGENSRVLDWVLRRCDEEDCHVETPLGYIPKENALNTKDLGNINMKELFSIPKEFWLQEADAIGKYFKEEVGEDLPNEMWDQLMTLKKNVQNS
- the LOC123701897 gene encoding phosphoenolpyruvate carboxykinase [GTP]-like isoform X3 codes for the protein MVYFITRISKKFAQVALNCSRAAHQTALRGNKLSPQIAALTPKVRAFIERSAALCEPEHVHVCDGSEAEASALLQLMQTQGTLKPLPKYDNCWLARTDPADVARVESRTFICSERERDVVPAARAGQKSALGNYIAPNDYDKAVTERFPGCMRGRTMYVIPFSMGPVGSPLSKIGVEITDSPYVVYSMRVMTRIGASVLEALRKDEHFVRCLHSVGRSQTPGTAGWPCDPTRTIILHRPADSEIVSYGSGYGGNSLLGKKCFALRLGSVLARREGWLAEHMLIVGITDPRGRKRYIAAAFPSACGKTNLAMMTPSLPGYKVECVGDDIAWMKFDSDGVLRAINPENGFFGVAPGTSSSTNPIAMASVFKNTVFTNVAETKDGGVWWEGMGAAPEGLTDWKGKQWDRKAPAAHPNSRFCTPAENCPIIDSEWESAAGVPISAILLGGRRPEGVPLVVEARDWAHGVFMGASMRSEATAAAEHAGKVVMHDPFAMRPFFGYNFGEYLRHWLSMPQAGRQMPKIFHVNWFRKDGEGKFLWPGFGENSRVLDWVLRRCDEEDCHVETPLGYIPKENALNTKDLGNINMKELFSIPKEFWLQEADAIGKYFKEEVGEDLPNEMWDQLMTLKKNVQNS